Genomic segment of Candidatus Rokuibacteriota bacterium:
GCGCTCGTAGGTGCCGAAGGCGTAGCTCGCCTGCATCCGCCAGTTCACGCGCATCCGGTGCCCTTCGAGAGGGCGGGCGAGCGGGACGACGGTGAGCTGCACGGGCGCGACGAGGTCGAGGAGGCGACGCACGGCTGGCCTGAGGGGCGAGTGCCACAGCCTCTCCCGCCAGGACGCCGGCAGCTTGTCCGCCATTCGAATCAGACGATCAATCGGCGCCATGCCAGTGTCCCGAAGCCTTTCCAGACCGCGCGCCAAGCCGCCAGGCCCGCCTGAGGTAGAGGGCCAGCACTGCGCCCAGGTCGAGAGCGCTCACGGCGAAGCTCACCAGCAGAAACGCCTCCGCCTGGCCGGCGAGGACGGCCAGGAGCAGGACGACGTCGTGCCCCTGGAGATCCGTGAGGTTGTAGTAGAGGCGGTAGTACCAGCGGCCCGCGTGCCCTGTCGCGTGCCGTGCGCGCTTGTCCTCCTCCCACACCTCCCCGAAACAGAGGTGGAAGCTCTGGCGAATCTGAGGGACCAGCAACTTCAGGATCGTGGTCGCGGCCCCGACTGCCAGAATGAATTCCCCTTGGCCCGACCCGGCCGCCCGCGCGAGGCCGATGCCGAGGGCAAAGTAGGGAAGGACGAAGGCGGGGGCCGCCAGGCCGTCGAGGAAGCGACCCAACGCGTTCGACGTCCCCCGGAGCCGGGCCAGGGCGCCGTCCACGCAGTCAAGGAGGCTGAAGAGGACGAGGAGGATGGACCCGGTCAGCAAGCCCGCGAACGACCCGTGAACCAGCAGGAGGAGGCTTGCCAGCGAAACCAGATAGGACAGCAGTGTCAGCTCGTTCGCTGTGACCCGGGCGGGGAGGAGCCAGCACACGAAGAGCGAGGCGGGCCGATAGATGTAGGCAATCGACGGGTAAGTTCGGTCCCAGCGGCGCTTCTCGTCCGAGTAACTGGCCAGAATCGTCTCCCATCGGCTTCTCGCCTTCATCGCCACTCGCTCCCGCGGCGCGGGCAAATGAATGACCGTCAGCGGCATGGTGCGTCCAACGAGGTATGGGGGTCCCGTGCCGGAACTGGCGGTGCCGAGGCGCGCGTTTCCTGGCGGTGCGAGGGATGGGCTGCGCCGTACTCATTTGCCCATGCCCGGCAGGTCCGCCGGTCGGCGCGGCGCTGGAGCAGCAGGAGCACCAAAAAGTACGGGAGCCCCGCGACAGCCAGAAGCCAGGCAAACCCGACCGGTATTCCGACGAGGCAGGCGAACACCAGGACCAGGGCGATGCTGGACATGCCGGCCACACGCCAGAGGCAGAGCGGAAGGGCCTGGAGCTCCCAGTACCTCCGCCGCCCGCTCAGGTCCACGGGGCCCAGCTCCACGAGCCGTGCCCGCCAGGGGTTCAGCCAGGTGAGCGCTTGGTGCATGAGCCCGAGGCGAACCGCGTAGTAGCGGAACAAGAGCCCGATCAGGCGACCGCGCCAGCCTCGCCCGTGCTCGCCCGCTGACGCGACGATCCGCTCCCGACCCTCGCGGATCCCGCCACCGGCTCCCCGTTCCGCCACGCTCCGGTAGTCCTCGCTGTAGAAGTACTGGGAGGCCGTCAGGAGAAGGGCCGCCGCGAAGCTGACGGCGAGGAGTACCAGCCTGGCCGGCAAACCGAGGTCGCTCCGCCAGACCGCGAGACCAAGCGCAACGGAAACCAGGAGGAAGGTCAGGTCGTCAGACGTGTGATCCAAGACTTCTCCCCGGAGACTCGCGAGGCCTTTTGTGCGGGCAAGCTGGCCGTCGGCACAGTCCACGACGATGGCCAGCTGGAGAAGCAGGGCCCCCATGATGAGCGCGGGCCACCCCGCGAGGCTCAACAGGGTCGCCGCGGCCAGGCCGAGCAGGCAGGACACGGCGGTCAACTGGTTGGGGGTCACCGTGGTCGGCCCGAGCCAGCGGACGATCCGATCAGCCGCCGGCCGGTTCAGGAAGCGGTCCGTGACGTCCTCGACCCGTTCCGGATATGGCCAACGCCCGCGCTCGACCACCGCCGCCGCGTGGACCACGAAGGGATCGACGAGGGGAGCCAGAAACGGGACCGCGCTCGCCCCCTGGGTGAGGCGGAGGGCCAGGCGGTAGCCGCCGAGCTTGGTCAGGACTTTGAACCCGACTGCAACCATCCGCTGGAGAGGGGTCAGCGCTGCCAGTGGCCTCAGGTTCAGGTGGAGCTGGACGGGAACCGCGCGTGCCTCGGGAAAGACCCGTCGGACATGATCGAGGAACGCGCCCGGCGTCTGGAAGTCATGGCCTGGCCAGTACCACCCCGACCGCCCGGCGGGCACAATCCTGCTAGTGACCAGGATGGTGGGCTGCCGCCCGTTCGCGCCGTCCACGATCCGCCTCAGCACACGCTGGCTATCCTCGGGCGCCAGCCAGTAGATCGCATCGAGCCAGCAGATCAGCTCGAAGCGCGTGAACCAGTCCGAGGGCAACTCCCGCACGTCGCCGGCCTGGAACGAGACGGTCGGGAGCTTCAGCCGCGCCCGCTCGATCACCCGGCTTGACAAATCAAGGCCGGTGACCTTTTCGGCGACCCGGCAGAGTCGGGCGGCGAAATCTCCCTCCCCGCAAGCCAGATCCACCGCTGTCCTGACGGGCTCGCGCGGCAGGAGGCGCTCGAGTTCGGCGTACCGGACCCGCTTCTCCGGTATCGTCCGGGCGCCCCAGGGGTCCTCCTGCCTCCGGTAGAGGGCGTCCAGAGCTTCCTGTGTGCTGGGGAGGGGATCGGCGGTCATCGCCTCCCCCAGTTCCGGATCGCCTCCAGGAAGAGCCCCTCCATTCGCTCGGCCACATGGGCCCACGAGTAGCGGGCTTCCACGAAGCGCCGGCCCCATGTTCCGAGCGCGTACCGCTTGGCCTGGTCCGCCAGAAGCTCCGACACCGCATCGGCCAGGGCATGGGGATCGTCCGGTGGAACCGCCATGGCCGCCCGGCTCTCCCGAATCAGCTCGGCGAGGTCAGGGAGGTCGCTGGCCACCACCGGCCGCGCGCAGGCCCAGTAGTCGAAGAGCTTCAACGGCGAGGTGGGCCCGCGGCGCGCGACCATCGGGGCCAGGGCCACGTCCATGGCATTGATGCAGAGGGGCACCTGCCGGTAAGGCACCTGCCCGGTGAAGCGAAACGCCGCGCTCAGCCCCTTCGCCCGCACCATGCCTTCCCAGGCCGGGCGCATCTCGCCATCGCCCACGAGGAGGAAGAGCGCGCGGGGGCAGCGCTCCAGGATGGAGGGCGCGGCTTCGATCAGGGTCTGGAGACCCTGGTAGCCGAAAAACGTTCCCGCGAACCCCACCGTCGGACGGTCAGGCTCGAGACCGATCCGCTCGCGGGCCAGCGCGGGAGGGACGGGTCGCATCTGCTCCAGGTTCGCGCCGTTCGGCAGGACCCTGATCTTTTCCGCCGGGAGCCCGTACCGGTTCCTCAGGACACGGCCGAGCTCCTCGGAGACGGCCGCGACGAAGTCCGCTCTGGGGAGGATTGACCGGTAGAACGCCCTGGCCCATGCCGCCCTGACCCGGTGGCCGCCGAGCTCCGCGTGATGCGCGGAATCGCCGTTCAGCTCGAAGATGAGCGGGCGCCGGAGGAGCCGGGCGAGGAGCAACGGAGCGGGCGAGAGACCGCCGGTGACGTAAATGAGATCCGGGCGGGCCGCGCGCGCGGTCCAGAGTGCGCTCACGAGGAAGAGAAGCTGGACGAGGAGCGGCCGAAGCCCGGGCAGATCGAGGAACGGAAGCCGCACCACCTCAGCGCTGGTCTCCTCCGGTGTCCGCGTAAGCCTCGGGCAGAAGACGATGACCCGGTGCCCCCGCCGCCCCAGAGCTTCTGCCTTTTCCCAGGTCGCCCGAAAGCCGCCCATGTCGCACCGGACGCGCCGATCGTACTGATAGGAGAGCCAGAAGATCGTGAGCCTCATCGGACCTGTCTCCGGACCTCTGGCCTCGACGCCGGCGCGGGAGGCAGACGCTCCACCTCCGGGATCATCACGACCATCCCGGCCAGAAACCAGAACGGCTCCATGATCCGCACGATGATGAACGTGTTCGCGCCGATGGAGTGAGCAACCAGGGCGACGAGACCGGCCAGGAAGCCCAGGGCCACGCCCTTGAACAGCGGGTCCCGGGTCGTCTTGAGGATGGAGCGGGTCTGGCGGAGCAGGCTGAACTGAAGCCAGAGGAAGGCTGACAGCCCGACGAGGCCGGTCTCCACGAGGACCCGGGGATACTGGGCGTCGATGAAGCGGTAGCCGGTGACGCCGTAGCCGAACAGGGGATGGGCGGTCCAGTCCTCGAAGAACGCCTGGCGCCAGTCCCTCAGCCGGGCCGACGTGGAGGTGTCGAGGCGGACCTCGCCGAGCTGGACCTGCTCCGAGTGGAACGGCTGGGTGATGGTGTAGAGGACGCGGTCGACCACCGCCTTCGGGGTCACGACCGGCAACAGCGCCAGCGCGAGCGCGAAGAGCGCGGCCAGGAAGCGCTTTCGCTCGCTCCAGGCAAACAGCGCGCCGGCCAATGCGATCAGGGCGAGATAGGAGGCCCGCGAGAGGGTGAAGAGCAGCGGGAGGAGGATCAGGGCAGCCGAGCCGGCGAGCAGGACCTTCCTCCGGAGAGAGTCGCTCGTGAGGTAGAGCCCCGCGACGACAGCGAGCATCAGGACTAGATATCCGCCGAACGTGTTCGGCTCGCCCCTCGATCCCTCGAAGGGCGCGGAGACCCGGCCGCCCGACGGGATCTGGAGGATGCCGATCAGGGCTGACACGGCGGCCGTGGACAGGAGGGCGACGAGAAAGCGCTCGTACTGTCTCCGCTCGCGGAGGTTGTTGACCACCATGAAATAGATCACGACGTACTGGACGTACTTCAGGACGAAGAGGGCGCCCGCCAGGATCTTCACCTGCCCCAGGATCATCCCCAGGCCTGTCGCGAAGAAGGCGGCGAACGTGTACGCGGCGATCTGCCGGTTGAGCGGCGTCCTGAAGAGGAGGCCGAGCTCCTTGTACAGCGCCGTCTTCCCGAGCCAGGCCAGGCCGACGACGGCGAGGAGGAGGTCGTCCAGGCGAAAGGTGAGGCCCCGTCCCAGCCCCGCCTCCGCGCCGAGCTCGCCCAGGATCACCTCCGGGCCGAGCAGCATGGAGAAGATCAGGAGATAGAGGGCCAGCTCGTTGCTGGCGGCGGCGATGATCAGGACCGCGAGGCTGAGCCCGACCCCCAAAGCGGCGGGCACGGACAGCTTGGCCAGGACAGCGCTCATCAGGACGGCGAGGGAGACGGCGGCGAGCAGCGACCCCGCCGTTGCGGTCTCCGCCTGCATCCGCATGTCAGCGCCCCGAGGCTCGGCTAACGACCCGGAATCCCTCGACCTCCCCGTCCAGGATCAGATCCCACCCGAACACCTCGGCTTCTCCACGAGTGTGAAACGCGCCGACCAGGACCCGCCACCAGCGGTCATCGCCCAAGGTCCGCACCTCGCTGACGGCCGCCCGCAGGCCCTCAGCCCGGTATCGGGCGACGTGCCGGTCGGCGTTTGCCCTTGTCCGGAAGACGCCAACCTGGACTGCGTAGGTGGGTCGCTCTGGCCCCTTGGGCCTCTCGGGGTCATCGGATCTGCGGAGGTCCGGGGATGGCTCGGCCTGAGCCGGGACCTCCACGCGTGCGCGCGCGACGGGCACCGGAGGGGCGGTACCCGGGCTGGCCGAGTCCGCCAGCTCCCTCGAGTCGGGAAAGAGGTCGAACTCGCCGGCCCACCAGGCCCAAACCCCCGCCGTAAGGGCCAGGAGAAACAGCGGCGCCAGCACCACCGCTCCCACGACACTCTTGCGGTGCGAGGCCAAAAGACTCGCCCAGCCCGTGGCAGGGGCGGGTCGCCGGCTCCTATCGCCGTACCGGTAGCGGTAGTAGGCCATCTCGGCATAGTCCGGGCTGACCTCCGCCCTCACCCCGGTCAGGCACACGCCGACGATGCGAGCCCGCGCCGCCTGCAGCAGGGTCTTCGCCCGTCTGAGGGCGGCTCGGGCGGCGCTTCCGACGCGAACGACAACGAGCGTCCCGTCGACGCGCGAGCCGAGGATCGCGGGATCAGCGACCGGCAGGACCGGCGCACAGTCGAGCACGACGTAGTCGTACCGCTGGCGGACCTCGTCCAGGAGGTTTGTCACTCCTTCGGTGCTCAAGAACTCCGTGGGGTTCGGGGGCTGGCGGCCGCTCGGGAGCAGGAAGAGGTTGTCGATGCCCCGCCGGTCGACGAGGCCCTCCACGCCCGCAACCCCGAGGACGAAGTCGGGGAAGCCCCGGATCGCCTCCTCGAGCCGGGCGTTGCCGACCAGCACCTCCGTCAGCCCGGGGTCCTTCGGGATCCCGAAGGCGTGGTGGAGGAACGGGTTCCGAAGATCGGCCTCCACGAGGAGGGTCCGTTTGCCGAGTTGGCTCAGGGCGATCGCCAGGTTGATAGCGACCGTGGTCTTGCCCTCCATCTGGGTCGAGCTCGTCACCATGATGGTTTTGGAGCCGCCCTCGAGCCCCGAAAAGAGGAGGTTGGTCCGAAGGCCCCGGAAGGCCTCGGCGATCCGGGATGCCGGAAGGAAGAGGCTGATCAAGAACCCGTAGCGTTCCTCGGTCGCCTTGTCGAGGACCACCGCCTCACCCTTTTCCTCGGACAGCGCCGCCCGGACGTCGAGATGGGGGATCACGCCGAGCACGGACGTCTCCAGGAGCGACTCCACCTCGTCGATGGCGCCGATCGAAGTGTCGAGCGTCTCGACGACGAAGGCGAGAACGAACCCGACGACGATGCCAATGACGAGCCCGACGGCGGCTTTCGGCACCGCCTGCGGTGCGTTGATCGGGCGAAGCGGCCCCACCGCCGGCCTGACGAGGCTCACCTCCCCGACCTGCTCCTTCTCTTTGATCAGGGTCTCCTGATGCTTCTCCTTCAGGAGCGAAAAGATGCGCTCGCTGACCTTCACCTCCCGCTCCATCCGGGCGATCTCGAGGGCCGCCTCGGGAATGGTGGCCTGCTGCTGCTTCAGGCGGCCGATGCTCCGCCCCAGCTCGTCCGCCCGGGCCTGCAACGCCTGGACCCTGCCGGTCAAGGCTTCCCGCAGCTTCTCACGGACATTGGCGATCCGGGCGTCGAGCTGTTTCACCTGGGGATGGGCGGGGAGGAAGGAGAGCAGCAGGTTTTCCCGCTCGAGCGTGAGGTCGGACAGGGACGCGTAGAGCTTGGCCTGGGCCGGGTCGGCGGCGTCGGGCGAGAGCTCCGTCGGGCGCGCCGGCGACTTCCCGTCTCCGAGCAGCCTGACCTGCGCCTCCGTTTCGCCCACGGCCCGCCTGACCCTCGCGTAGTCCACCTCGAGGCCAGCGAGGCGGTTCAGGATCCCTTTGGTCTCTTCCGGCAGCAGGAGGATCGCGTTGGCCTCCTGATACGCTTTCAGCCCGTCCTCGGACTGCCGGAGCTTTGCGCCGACCCCCTCGAGCTGCTTCTCGATGAACTCCCGCGCCTCCCGGACCTGCCGGTTGCGCGTCGCGTAGTTGTCCTCGCGGAACGCCTCGGCCAGGCTGTTGGCGATCCGCACCGCGTCGTCGGGATCGGGGGCGGTCGCGCTGATCTCGATGAGGTTGGTGGCCTCGACCCGTTTCACCTCCACCTGGTCCTGGAGGTCCTGGAGCACCTGGAGATAGGCGGGCGTCGCCTGGATCCGTTCCGCAGTGGCGTCCCCAGGGATGAGCCCCAGTTTCTTGGCGGCCGCGCTCATGACCGGGAAGCCCTTGATCAGGGCGGCCTGGGTGCCCAGGTTCCCATCCGGGTTGTACGCGACGAGCTCCTGGAGGAGCCCGGTGACGCTGAGAGCCCGCTCCACCCGCACGACCGCCGTCGCTCGATAGAGGGGCGTGGGGGCCTGGAGGAACGCCAGCGTGAAGGAGAAGACGCCGAAGAGGAGCGGGACGAGGATGACGATCCCCCGCCGGCGGCGGAGGATCCTGAAATAATCTCTGAGGTTGATGTCGTACTGGGCCATGCGCCCCTCAGCGGGCCACGGTCCCCAGCAGCTGGATCTGCAAGGGAATCGACAGGGGAAGGGCGAGGAACTCGAGCGTGGGCCGGAGCTTGGCGAGGAACGCGTTCCAGTTCCCGATGGGGCTCCGCGGCAGCAGGACGAGATCGTTCGCCTGAAGCGGGATGTCCTGGCTCTGGTCTCCCTGTTCGATCACCTGGCGGAAATCGACCTCCACGACACGAGGGTTGTTCAGGCTCCCGCGTACGATGCGGGCGCTCCTCAGGACCGCGACCGCCGTCGGCCCGCCCGCCTGAGCCAGGGCCTGCGAGAGGCGCATGTCCGGCATCAGCGGAAAGGCCCCGGGGGTCTTGACCTCGCCAAGGACAAAGACCTTCTTCTCGTCCGCCGGACCGCGGGGTGGGATGAACACCACGTCTCCCGCGTCGAGGACGAAGTCGCGGATGGCGTGGCCGTCGGAGAGGAGGTGGAAGAGGTTGACGGCGAGCGAGCCGCCGTCCTGGCGGAGCACGCGTACCCGCTCCAGGTTCGCGTTGGGCGCGGGGCCGCCGGCTTCGGCCAGGAGATCCAGGAGGGTGGTTCGCCCCTTCAGGGGGAACGATCCGGCCTTCCCGCCCACAGCCCCGAGCACAGCGCCGCGCTTGCTGTTGTATTCCCTGACGAGCACCTCAACGCTCAGCTGCCTGTAAAATGGGCTCAGGATCCGGCGGATCTCCTCGGCAGCCTGGTCCGTTGTCCGCCCGCCCACCTTCGCCTCGAGGAAGGCGACGCTCACCATCCCGTTCGCCTTCACCGCGGCCGTCTGCCGTTCCTGGGCCAGCCCCCGCGTCAGCAGGATCTCCACGAGGTCACCGGGCCCGATCTTGTATTGAGGGACCCCGTTGAGGGTCACGAAGGTCTGATTCTCCGTCACGGGCTGGGGGAGCGGCGACGCTGCCTGGGCCTCGGCCGCGGCCGGCAGCGGGACGGTCAGGGCGTCCGTGGCCCGGGGAGGCGGAGGGAGCTGAGCCGCACAGGCCGAGCCCAGCAGGAGCAGCACCGCGAGCAGGCACACGTTCCGACACGCGTTCACGGGAGGGCCTCCTCAGCGACGGAGTCCTCGATCTGGTGGAGGGGGCTCTGGCGGAGGTCGACCACCACGGGCTCCTCGAGCCAGCTCCCTCGGCGGACCACGAGGGCCACGACCGGACGGAGCGGGACATCCTTGTTCGTCCTCACGACGCGCGCGATCTCCCCTGTGTTCAGGCGGACCAGGCTCCCCACCGGGAACATGGACAGCGACCGGATCAACGCCTTGAGGATCCGGTCGGGGAGAGTTGCCCGCTCGCGCTGGAGGATCTCCCCGAGGCCCTCCAGGGGCCCGCGGAAGGGCCGACGATGGACCAGGCTCGCGTAGAGCCCCGCCAGGCGGATGATCGCGGCGTACTCGTCCATCCGGTCTTCGGAGTGGCGCGGGCGTTCCGCCTTCTGGTAGAGCTTCTCGACGACCTCGGCCAGCCAGGCGTACTGGGGCCCGAGCTGCCTCAGCCGCTTCGCGCCGTCGCGGCGGTGGGTCTCGACGAGGGCCCGTTCGGCCGCGGCCAAGGGCTCCCGCATCCCCACCACTTCCCGCGGCGTCCAGGCCGTCCCGATGTCCGCGAGCAATGCGGCCAGGCCCAGCTTGTACAGCTCCTCCGGAGCGTAGCCCAGCTCGAGCCCCATCTTGAGCGACAGGATGCAGACGTTGACCGCCTCCCGCGCCGGGCTCCGCGACAGGCCGCCTGCGGCGAAGAACGGGACCAGTAGGGCATCACCGGTCTCCAGGTTCTGGAGCAGGCTCTCCACCGTCTTTCCAGCGCCGGCGATGGGAAAGTCGGCAGCGTTCCTGGCCGTCTCCAGGAGATCTTCCACGGTCTCCACCGCGGCCTGGAGCACCCGGCTGGCGGCCTCAAAATCCTCCAGCCGGGGACTGCCTCGGTCGGGCTTCGGCAGGCTTGAGGGCTGATCAGGCACCGGGCCGGAATCCGCGCACGGGGCCGGGGGCGGCCCGCGGTCTGGCGGCGGAGACGCCGGCTCCAGCCGCCGGCGGAGCAGGTCGCTGAGCCTGCGGGAGCCCGTACTGACCTCGCGCGGAGGCCCGCCGGGCTGCTGCCCGCCGCGCCGGACGATGTCGCTCAGCCTCGCCATCTCCCCATCACCTACACAAAGGCCAGGGCCGCCTCCACCACGGAGGCGTCCACCGCTTCGGCTCGTCGCTTCCAGCCGTCGTAGAGGCAGAGGTCGCAGAGGTTGTTGATGCTGCGCGGGATACCGCCCGTCTCGCGGTAGACCAGGTCCATGGCCTGGTCCGTGAAGATCGGCGCCGTCGCCCCGGCTTTCTTCAAGCGAAACGTGATATAGAAGGCGGTCTCCTCCGGGTTGAGAAAGCTCAGGTTGAGGCGGAAGGCAATCCGCTGGTTCAGCGAGGGCAACCTGGCGAGCCGCGTCCGCAGTTCGGGCAGCCCGAGCAGGATCAGCGAGAGGAGGTAGCGGTCGTTGAGCTGAAAATTCAGGAGCATCCGCAGGTCTTCGAAGACCGCTTCATCCGCGATCGTCTGCGCCTCGTCGACGATGAGGACCGTCGCAGCTCCCCGCTCGGCGTTGGCCAGGAGGTGATCAGCGAGCGCGCGGAGGAGGACGGATCGGTGGGGGCTGGGACGGGAGAGGCCAAGCTGCAGGGCGATCTCATGGAGCAGATCCCGCCCCGCCAGGGCGGGGTTGATGACGAGCCCGACGTCGTACTTGCTCGCGTCGAGTTGCGAGAGGAAGACACGGCCCAAGGTGCTCTTGCCGCACCCGACCTCGCCGGTGAGCAGCGCGGCACCCTTGCCGTGGTCGACGACATACGGGAGCCTCCCGAGGACCTCCAGGTGGACAGGCAGCGGGCAGAAAAATGCCGGGTCGGGGACATTTTGAAACGGCGCCCGGCTCAGACCCCAGTACGCTTCGTACACCTATCGGCTTCCTCCGAGAGATTCGCCGGCGGGCGACCGACACGCGAGGGCAATCCCGACCCCGCCCGGCTCCGCTTTCTCATCGGTTCGCCTCCATGGGCGGTCATGGCCGCCCCGTAGGCTCGGTGCTGCCGGGCCTCTATGGCCCACCGGGCGCCCCCGGGGGGACGGTGACCTGCCCATCCCGCGCGTGCTTCAGCTCGTCGATGACCGTCAGCGACTCAGGGAACAGCTCGGCGTGATGGAGGCGCACGAACCACCGTGAGCCGCAGGAGTGACAGTCCATCACCATGCTCCCCTGGAGCCCCATCTGACGGTTCGGGCTCAGAAGGTAGACGCGAGACAGCCGGAGGCCGTGCTCGTAGGCGCAGCCCCGAAACCTGGCAACCCGCTCCGCCGCGCTTTCTCCACCCTCCGCTCTCCAGCGAACGTTGCCAGCCAACGGGTCTCGAGCCATCGGTCCCACTCTCCCTGACGTCGAGGTTCGGTGGACCTCTCGCTCCACTCTAGCCCCTGTCAGTTTTCTGGGCTCCCCCCAATCCGGTCCCGATACCCGGACCAGACCGGTTGGCTGCCGGGCGCGGCCGCCGGCTGGCCTTGCGGCCCAACTTGACCGCGACCATCTGGCTGAGCTTCGCCGGGTCGAAGGGCTTGGTAATGTAGTCGTCCGCTCCCACGGCAAACGCCCGTTCCACATCACCCATCCGGCCCCGGGCGGTCAGCATGAAGACCGGGATTTGGGAGGTCTTCGGATCCCGCTTCAGGATCGGCAGCGCCTCCAGCCCGTCCATCCCGGGCATCATCACGTCGAGCAGAATCAGGTCGGGCGCCTGCTCGCGCGCCGACGTCAGGCCCTCGGCGGCCGACGAGGCGATGGACACCTCGTGGCCGTCCAGCCGCAGGTTGTAGTCCACCAGCTCCTGCATGTTCGGATCATCGTCAACGATCAGGATCTTCATCGCGCCTCCTCTCGCCCGTAGGGTTGTGGGCGCGGGAACGTGACGCGAAATCGGCTCCCGCAGCCCTGTTCGCTCACAACATCGATCCGTCCCCTGTGACGCTCGACGATCTCGCGCACGATCGTGAGCCCGAGCCCGGTGCCGCCTCCCTCCGCTCCCGGCACCCGGTAAAAGCGCTCGAAGATGCGCGGAAGGTGCTCCGGCGGGATCCCGATCCCGGTGTCCTCCACCTCCAAGCTCACGCTCTCCCGGTCCCCCACGAGGCTCACCTCGACCCGTCCGCCCACGGGGGTGAACTTCAGGGCGTTGCTCAGGAGGTTCTGGATGACCTGACAGATCCGATCGAGGTCGCCGACGATCTCGAACCCGCTCTCCTCGATCGAATGGAAAAGCTTGACGC
This window contains:
- a CDS encoding response regulator, which translates into the protein MKILIVDDDPNMQELVDYNLRLDGHEVSIASSAAEGLTSAREQAPDLILLDVMMPGMDGLEALPILKRDPKTSQIPVFMLTARGRMGDVERAFAVGADDYITKPFDPAKLSQMVAVKLGRKASRRPRPAANRSGPGIGTGLGGAQKTDRG